The proteins below are encoded in one region of Pseudomonas entomophila L48:
- the odhB gene encoding 2-oxoglutarate dehydrogenase complex dihydrolipoyllysine-residue succinyltransferase translates to MAIEIKAPTFPESVADGTVATWHKQPGDAVKRDELIVDIETDKVVLEVLATADGVLGAIVKGEGDTVLSDEVLGSIVEGGAAAAAPAAAPAAAAPAAAAADAGEDDPVAAPAARKLAEENGIDLATVAGTGKGGRITKEDVVAAVANKKSAPAPAAKPAAAAAAPVVVAAGDRTEKRVPMTRLRAKIAERLVEAQSNMAMLTTFNEVDMTEVMALRSKYKDLFEKTHNGVRLGFMSFFVKAATEALKRFPAVNASIDGNDIVYHGFADVGVAVSSDRGLVVPVLRNAESMSLAEIENGIATFGKKARDGKLAIEEMTGGTFTITNGGTFGSMMSTPIVNPPQAAILGMHNIIQRPMAINGQVVIRPMMYLALSYDHRLIDGKEAVTFLVTIKNLLEDPSRLLLDI, encoded by the coding sequence ATGGCTATCGAGATCAAAGCCCCAACCTTCCCGGAATCGGTTGCCGATGGCACCGTTGCCACCTGGCACAAGCAGCCGGGCGACGCCGTCAAGCGTGACGAGCTGATCGTCGACATCGAGACCGACAAGGTCGTCCTGGAAGTCCTGGCCACCGCCGACGGCGTGCTGGGCGCCATCGTCAAGGGCGAGGGCGACACCGTCCTGTCCGACGAAGTCCTGGGCTCGATCGTTGAAGGTGGCGCCGCCGCCGCGGCTCCTGCGGCCGCTCCGGCCGCTGCTGCGCCGGCTGCCGCTGCCGCCGACGCTGGCGAAGACGACCCGGTCGCCGCTCCAGCCGCGCGCAAGCTGGCTGAAGAGAACGGTATCGACCTGGCTACCGTTGCCGGCACCGGCAAGGGCGGTCGCATCACCAAGGAAGACGTCGTCGCTGCTGTCGCCAACAAGAAATCGGCACCTGCTCCGGCCGCCAAGCCTGCCGCTGCTGCCGCCGCTCCGGTTGTCGTTGCCGCTGGCGACCGCACCGAGAAGCGCGTACCGATGACTCGTCTGCGCGCCAAGATCGCCGAGCGTCTGGTCGAAGCCCAGTCGAACATGGCCATGCTGACCACCTTCAACGAAGTCGACATGACCGAAGTCATGGCCCTGCGTTCGAAGTACAAGGACCTGTTCGAGAAGACCCACAACGGCGTGCGCCTGGGCTTCATGTCGTTCTTCGTCAAGGCGGCCACCGAAGCGCTGAAGCGCTTCCCGGCGGTCAACGCCTCGATCGACGGCAACGACATCGTCTACCACGGTTTCGCTGACGTCGGCGTCGCTGTTTCCAGCGACCGCGGCCTGGTGGTTCCGGTACTGCGCAACGCCGAATCGATGTCGCTGGCCGAGATCGAGAACGGCATCGCCACCTTCGGCAAGAAGGCCCGTGACGGCAAGCTGGCCATCGAAGAGATGACTGGCGGTACCTTCACCATCACCAACGGTGGTACCTTCGGCTCGATGATGTCGACCCCGATCGTCAACCCGCCGCAGGCCGCGATCCTGGGTATGCACAACATCATCCAGCGCCCGATGGCCATCAATGGCCAAGTGGTGATCCGCCCGATGATGTACCTGGCGCTGTCCTACGACCACCGCCTGATCGACGGCAAGGAAGCGGTAACCTTCCTGGTGACCATCAAGAACCTGCTGGAAGATCCGTCTCGCCTGCTGCTGGACATCTAA
- a CDS encoding 2-oxoglutarate dehydrogenase E1 component produces the protein MQESVMQRMWDSAHLSGGNAAYVEELYELYLHDPNAVPEEWRTYFQKLPADGSTATDVSHSTIRDHFVLLAKNQRRAQPVSAGSVSSEHEKKQVEVLRLIQAYRMRGHQAAKLDPLGLWQRPAPVDLSINHYGLTNADLDTTFRAGDLFIGKEEASLREIFEALQKTYCRTIGAEFTHIVDSEQRSWFQQRLESVRGRPEFSADVQTHLLERVTAGEGLEKYLGTKYPGTKRFGLEGGESLIPMLDEMIQRSGSYGTKEVVIGMAHRGRLNVLVNTFGKNPRELFDEFEGKKMNELGSGDVKYHQGFSSNVMTPGGEVHLAMAFNPSHLEIVSPVVEGSVRARQDRRNDTVGDKVLPISIHGDAAFAGQGVVMETFQMSQTRGFKTGGTVHIVINNQVGFTISNPLDARSTEYATDVAKMIQAPILHVNGDDPEAVLFVTQLAVDYRMQFKRDVVIDLVCYRRRGHNEADEPNGTQPLMYQQISKQRTTRELYADALIQAGRIDAERAQAKIDEYRNALDNGLHVVKSLVKEPNRELFVDWRPYLGHAWTARHDTRFDLKTLQDLSAKLLELPEGFVVQRQVAKIYEDRQKMQAGGLPINWGYAETMAYATLQFEGHPIRMTGQDIGRGTFSHRHAVLHNQKDASTYIPLQNLFPGQPRFDLYDSFLSEEAVLAFEYGYSTTTPNALVIWEAQFGDFANGAQVVIDQFITSGEHKWGRLCGLTMLLPHGYEGQGPEHSSARLERYLQLCAEHNIQVCVPTTPAQIYHLLRRQVIRPLRKPLVVLTPKSLLRHKLAISTLEDLAEGSFQTVIPEIDTLDPAKVERLVLASGKVYYDLLEKRRAEGREDIAIVRIEQLYPFPEDDLVEILAPYTNLKHAVWCQEEPMNQGAWYSSQHHMRRILGRHNKALVLEYAGRDASAAPACGYASKHAEQQEKLLQDAFTV, from the coding sequence ATGCAAGAAAGCGTGATGCAGCGCATGTGGGATAGCGCCCACCTTTCAGGTGGTAACGCTGCATATGTGGAAGAGCTTTATGAGCTCTACCTGCACGACCCTAACGCTGTGCCAGAAGAGTGGCGCACTTACTTCCAGAAGTTGCCCGCCGACGGCAGCACCGCTACCGATGTATCGCACTCGACGATCCGCGACCATTTCGTACTGCTGGCAAAGAACCAGCGCCGCGCCCAACCGGTTTCCGCCGGGAGCGTGAGCAGTGAACACGAGAAGAAGCAGGTTGAAGTGCTGCGACTGATCCAGGCCTATCGTATGCGCGGCCATCAGGCTGCCAAGCTCGACCCGTTGGGGTTGTGGCAGCGTCCTGCGCCTGTAGACCTGTCGATCAATCACTACGGCTTGACCAATGCCGATCTTGATACGACCTTCCGTGCCGGCGACCTGTTCATCGGCAAAGAGGAAGCGAGCCTACGCGAAATCTTCGAAGCGCTGCAGAAGACATATTGTCGCACCATTGGCGCCGAGTTCACCCACATCGTCGATTCCGAGCAGCGCAGCTGGTTCCAGCAGCGCCTGGAAAGCGTGCGTGGCCGTCCGGAATTCTCCGCCGATGTGCAGACCCATCTGCTCGAGCGCGTCACGGCCGGTGAGGGCCTGGAGAAGTACCTGGGCACCAAGTACCCAGGCACCAAGCGCTTCGGTCTGGAGGGGGGCGAAAGCCTGATCCCGATGCTGGACGAAATGATCCAGCGCTCCGGCTCCTACGGCACCAAGGAAGTCGTGATCGGCATGGCCCACCGTGGCCGCCTGAACGTGCTCGTCAACACCTTCGGCAAGAACCCGCGCGAGCTGTTCGACGAGTTCGAAGGCAAGAAGATGAATGAGCTGGGCTCCGGTGACGTGAAGTATCACCAGGGCTTCTCCTCCAACGTGATGACCCCCGGTGGCGAAGTTCACCTGGCCATGGCGTTCAACCCCTCCCACCTGGAAATCGTCTCGCCAGTGGTGGAAGGTTCGGTTCGCGCCCGTCAGGACCGTCGCAACGACACCGTGGGTGACAAGGTCCTGCCGATCTCGATCCACGGTGACGCTGCGTTCGCCGGCCAGGGCGTGGTCATGGAAACCTTCCAGATGTCGCAGACCCGCGGTTTCAAGACCGGCGGCACCGTGCACATCGTGATCAACAACCAAGTCGGTTTCACCATCAGCAACCCGTTGGACGCGCGCTCCACCGAGTACGCCACCGACGTCGCCAAGATGATCCAGGCGCCGATCCTGCACGTGAACGGCGACGATCCGGAAGCGGTGCTGTTCGTCACCCAGCTGGCCGTCGACTACCGCATGCAGTTCAAGCGTGACGTGGTCATCGACCTGGTCTGCTACCGTCGTCGCGGCCACAACGAGGCCGACGAACCCAACGGCACCCAGCCGCTGATGTACCAGCAGATCAGCAAGCAGCGCACCACCCGCGAGCTGTACGCCGACGCGCTGATCCAGGCCGGTCGCATCGATGCCGAGCGCGCCCAGGCCAAGATCGACGAGTACCGCAACGCGCTGGACAACGGCCTGCACGTAGTGAAGAGCCTGGTCAAGGAACCCAACCGCGAGCTGTTCGTCGACTGGCGTCCGTACCTGGGTCACGCCTGGACCGCGCGCCACGACACCCGCTTCGACCTCAAGACCCTTCAGGACCTCTCGGCCAAGCTGCTGGAACTGCCGGAAGGCTTCGTCGTCCAGCGCCAGGTGGCGAAGATCTACGAAGACCGCCAGAAGATGCAGGCCGGTGGCTTGCCGATCAACTGGGGTTACGCGGAGACCATGGCCTACGCCACGCTGCAGTTCGAAGGTCACCCGATCCGCATGACCGGCCAGGACATCGGCCGTGGCACCTTCTCGCACCGTCACGCGGTGCTGCACAACCAGAAGGACGCCAGCACCTACATCCCGCTGCAGAACCTGTTCCCAGGCCAGCCACGTTTCGACCTGTACGATTCGTTCCTGTCCGAGGAAGCGGTACTGGCCTTCGAATACGGCTACTCCACCACCACGCCGAACGCGCTGGTGATCTGGGAAGCCCAGTTCGGCGACTTCGCCAACGGTGCGCAAGTGGTGATCGACCAGTTCATCACCAGCGGCGAGCACAAGTGGGGCCGTCTGTGCGGTCTGACCATGCTGCTGCCGCACGGTTATGAAGGGCAGGGGCCGGAGCACTCCTCCGCACGTCTGGAGCGTTACCTGCAACTGTGCGCCGAGCACAACATCCAGGTTTGCGTACCGACCACCCCGGCACAGATCTACCACCTGCTGCGTCGCCAGGTGATCCGCCCACTGCGCAAGCCGCTGGTCGTGCTGACACCGAAGTCGCTGCTGCGCCACAAGCTGGCCATCTCGACCTTGGAAGACTTGGCCGAAGGCTCGTTCCAGACCGTGATCCCGGAAATCGACACCCTGGATCCGGCCAAGGTCGAGCGCCTGGTGCTGGCCAGCGGCAAGGTCTACTACGACCTGCTGGAAAAACGCCGTGCCGAAGGCCGCGAAGACATCGCCATCGTGCGTATCGAGCAGCTGTATCCGTTCCCTGAGGACGACCTGGTCGAAATCCTCGCCCCGTACACCAACCTCAAGCATGCGGTCTGGTGTCAGGAAGAGCCGATGAACCAGGGCGCCTGGTACAGCAGCCAGCACCACATGCGCCGTATCCTGGGCCGCCACAACAAGGCGCTGGTCCTGGAATACGCCGGCCGCGACGCTTCCGCCGCGCCAGCCTGTGGTTACGCATCGAAGCACGCCGAACAGCAGGAAAAACTGCTGCAAGACGCGTTCACTGTCTAA
- the lpdA gene encoding dihydrolipoyl dehydrogenase translates to MTQKFDVVVIGAGPGGYVAAIKAAQLGFSTACIEKYTDAEGKLALGGTCLNVGCIPSKALLDSSWKYKEAKESFNVHGISTGEVKMDVAAMVGRKAGIVKNLTGGVATLFKANGVTSIQGHGKLLAGKKVEVTKADGTTEIIEAENVILASGSRPIDIPPAPVDQNVIVDSTGALEFQSVPKRLGVIGAGVIGLELGSVWARLGAEVTVLEALDTFLMAADTAVSKEAQKTLTKQGLDIKLGARVTGSKVNGNEVEVTYTNAEGEQKITFDKLIVAVGRRPVTTDLLAADSGVTIDERGYIFVDDHCATSVPGVYAIGDVVRGMMLAHKASEEGIMVVERIKGHKAQMNYDLIPSVIYTHPEIAWVGKTEQALKAEGVEVNVGTFPFAASGRAMAANDTGGFVKVIADAKTDRVLGVHVIGPSAAELVQQGAIAMEFGTSAEDLGMMVFSHPTLSEALHEAALAVNGGAIHVANRKKR, encoded by the coding sequence ATGACCCAGAAATTCGACGTGGTAGTGATTGGTGCAGGTCCTGGCGGCTACGTGGCCGCGATCAAGGCCGCACAGCTCGGCTTCAGCACCGCCTGCATCGAGAAATACACCGACGCCGAGGGCAAGCTGGCCCTGGGCGGTACCTGCCTGAACGTGGGTTGCATTCCTTCCAAGGCCCTGCTGGACAGCTCCTGGAAGTACAAGGAAGCCAAAGAGAGCTTCAACGTGCACGGCATCTCCACTGGCGAAGTGAAGATGGACGTGGCTGCGATGGTTGGCCGCAAGGCTGGCATCGTCAAGAACCTGACCGGTGGCGTCGCCACCCTGTTCAAGGCCAACGGCGTCACTTCGATCCAGGGCCACGGCAAGCTGCTGGCCGGCAAGAAAGTCGAAGTCACCAAGGCTGACGGCACCACTGAAATCATCGAAGCCGAGAACGTGATCCTGGCCTCCGGCTCGCGTCCGATCGACATTCCGCCGGCTCCGGTCGACCAGAACGTCATCGTCGACTCCACCGGCGCCCTGGAATTCCAATCGGTTCCCAAGCGCCTGGGCGTCATCGGCGCTGGCGTGATCGGCCTGGAACTGGGTTCGGTCTGGGCTCGCCTGGGTGCCGAAGTCACCGTCCTGGAAGCCCTGGACACCTTCCTGATGGCTGCCGACACCGCTGTGTCGAAAGAAGCCCAGAAAACCCTGACCAAGCAAGGCCTGGACATCAAGCTGGGCGCTCGCGTCACCGGCTCGAAAGTCAACGGTAACGAAGTCGAAGTCACCTACACCAACGCCGAAGGCGAGCAGAAGATCACCTTCGACAAGCTGATCGTCGCGGTCGGCCGTCGTCCGGTGACCACCGACCTGCTGGCCGCCGACAGCGGCGTGACCATCGACGAGCGCGGCTACATCTTCGTCGACGATCACTGCGCCACCAGCGTACCGGGCGTCTACGCCATCGGTGACGTGGTGCGTGGCATGATGCTGGCGCACAAGGCCTCGGAAGAGGGCATCATGGTCGTCGAGCGCATCAAGGGCCACAAAGCCCAGATGAACTACGACCTGATCCCGTCGGTCATCTACACCCACCCGGAAATCGCGTGGGTCGGCAAGACCGAACAGGCGTTGAAAGCCGAAGGCGTTGAGGTTAACGTGGGCACCTTCCCGTTCGCGGCCAGCGGCCGTGCGATGGCAGCCAACGATACCGGCGGTTTCGTCAAGGTCATCGCCGACGCCAAGACCGACCGCGTACTGGGCGTTCACGTGATCGGCCCATCGGCTGCGGAGCTGGTGCAGCAGGGCGCGATCGCAATGGAATTCGGCACCAGTGCCGAGGACCTGGGCATGATGGTCTTCAGCCATCCGACCCTGTCCGAAGCGCTGCATGAAGCAGCGCTGGCGGTGAATGGCGGTGCCATTCACGTCGCCAACCGTAAGAAGCGTTAA
- a CDS encoding succinate dehydrogenase iron-sulfur subunit — MLQVEVYRYNPDTDSAPKMQTFQVDTGGKDLMVLDVLALIKEQDEGFSYRRSCREGVCGSDGMNINGKNGLACITPLSAVVKGNKLILRPLPGLPVIRDLVVDMSIFYKQYEKVKPFLQNDTPAPAIERLQSPEDRDKLDGLYECILCACCSTSCPSFWWNPDKFLGPAALLQAYRFLADSRDTKTQERLASLDDPFSVFRCRGIMNCVNVCPKGLNPTKAIGHVRNMLLQSGT, encoded by the coding sequence ATGTTGCAAGTCGAAGTTTATCGTTACAACCCGGACACCGATTCGGCCCCCAAGATGCAGACCTTCCAGGTCGACACTGGCGGCAAGGATCTGATGGTCCTGGACGTGCTGGCGCTGATCAAGGAGCAGGACGAGGGCTTCTCGTACCGTCGCTCCTGCCGTGAAGGCGTGTGCGGTTCCGACGGCATGAACATCAACGGCAAGAACGGCCTGGCGTGCATCACGCCGCTGTCCGCTGTCGTAAAAGGTAACAAGTTGATCCTGCGCCCGCTGCCAGGTCTGCCGGTTATCCGTGACCTGGTCGTCGATATGAGCATCTTCTACAAGCAGTACGAGAAGGTGAAGCCATTCCTGCAGAACGACACGCCGGCCCCGGCCATCGAGCGTCTGCAGTCGCCGGAAGATCGCGACAAGCTGGACGGTCTGTACGAGTGCATCCTGTGCGCCTGCTGCTCGACCTCCTGCCCATCGTTCTGGTGGAACCCGGACAAGTTCCTGGGCCCCGCCGCCTTGCTGCAGGCCTATCGTTTCCTGGCCGACAGCCGTGACACCAAGACCCAGGAGCGCCTGGCGTCCCTGGATGACCCGTTCAGCGTATTCCGCTGCCGCGGGATCATGAACTGCGTGAACGTCTGCCCGAAGGGTCTGAACCCGACCAAGGCAATCGGCCACGTACGTAACATGCTGCTGCAAAGCGGCACCTGA